The Montipora capricornis isolate CH-2021 chromosome 3, ASM3666992v2, whole genome shotgun sequence genome window below encodes:
- the LOC138041463 gene encoding mu-type opioid receptor-like translates to MSLNFLHKPAKGEGLVWCCILALETVLIVVGNLVVVVLFVQYKQLRKKSLFIVINLGFADLLGGLHVPWDIYLYLGPQVNLWAPPSNDDLYIFQNIFFYGFLLASIIFAALISGERLHAIRYPLRHRNIEVREYCVVLFTSWALALVISMVFTVLLFISSIKLAFNFLMSFFLMALLIVCCCNISIWRSFKRRNILFPRQEKSQRLTKTLIIVSLMTACSWFPLIIFTYCVLGRKPVDLTTKEFHAYWMVYSLSVANSFLNPILYALRIPAFRQVLSSCCLRRHVTVKIQQDRRRNDSKGVAFIFTDRFPTLGLCRDPTYNKELYDTKL, encoded by the coding sequence ATGTCTCTCAATTTTCTACATAAACCTGCTAAAGGAGAGGGCCTTGTGTGGTGCTGTATCTTGGCCTTAGAAACCGTTTTAATTGTCGTGGGAAACTTGGTTGTGGTTGTGCTATTTGTGCAGTACAAGCAACTTcgaaaaaaaagtttgtttatcGTCATCAACTTGGGGTTTGCAGATCTTCTTGGTGGTCTACATGTGCCTTGGGATATTTACCTGTATTTGGGGCCTCAGGTCAACTTATGGGCACCACCTTCGAATGACGATCtatacatttttcaaaatatcttCTTTTACGGCTTTCTGCTGGCCTCGATTATATTCGCAGCCTTGATTTCTGGGGAGAGACTTCATGCAATTCGATATCCACTAAGGCATCGAAATATTGAAGTACGAGAATACTGCGTTGTCCTTTTTACTTCATGGGCGCTAGCTTTGGTTATATCCATGGTATTCACTGTATTGCTCTTTATAAGTTCGATTAAATtggcttttaattttcttatgtCTTTTTTTCTAATGGCATTATTGATTGTCTGCTGCTGTAATATTAGTATTTGGAGATCTTTCAAACGCCGAAATATTCTCTTTCCACGACAGGAAAAAAGCCAACGCTTGACCAAAACTCTGATAATCGTTTCCCTAATGACTGCGTGTTCGTGGTTTCCGTTGATTATTTTCACGTATTGTGTTCTCGGTAGGAAGCCCGTCGATCTTACGACAAAAGAATTCCACGCTTACTGGATGGTTTACTCTTTGAGTGTTGCTAACTCTTTTTTAAATCCTATCCTCTATGCTTTAAGAATCCCAGCGTTTAGGCAGGTGCTCAGTTCGTGTTGTTTAAGAAGGCACGTGACAGTAAAGATACAGCAGGACCGGAGAAGAAATGACTCTAAAGGTGTG